The genomic interval CCCACAGGTTTTTCGCAAGGTCTGAGCCTGCGCAGTTACCTGTGGGAGCCGGCGATGGGCCGCCGGGCGGCCCCGGTTCATCAAGGGGTTGGCAACGCGAACCCCTCGATCCCCCGCCCCAGCTTCAGGGCCTGGGCATGCAGCACCTGCATCAGGTGCAGCGCCGAGTGCGAAGGTGGCTCGAAGCGCGAATAGACGAAACTGATGTCGAAGTGGATTTCGTCGGCCAGGGGGACCACCGTCAAGCCGCTGTCCTGCGCCACAAATTCGTCGATCAAGCTAATGCCCATGCCTTGCTTGACCAAGGCCACAGCTTCGTTGGCATTGGTGAACGACAACAGCGACTCCAACTGCAGCCCGCGCTGGTGGATCTGTTCGGCCAGCAATTTGCCGAACGGCATGTCGGGCCTGAACAGCAGCAGGGCATGGCCTTGCAGTTGCTCCAGCGCCAGTGACGGATGCCGCGCCAAGGCATGCTCCGGCGGCATCACCACCACCATGCGCCCGCGCATGAACGCGCGTGAATGCAGGTGATCGTGGATCACCGGCAAGGCGGCAATCGACAGGTCGACCTTCTTCGACAGGATCTGGTTCGGCATTTCACCCATCAACGAGGTCTGCCACTCGATGTTCAGCGAGGGTGACTCACGCTTGAGTTGGGCCAGCGCAATCGGGATGACCACGGTCGACAGCGAGGCGCTGCACGAGATGCGCAGGTTACGGTGGCCGCCACTGCCCAGTGACAACGCACATTCATTGACCTCCAGCGCGGCCTGATACACCCGCTCGACTTCGCGGTACAGAATCTGCGCTTCGTGGGTCGGCACCAGGCAGTTGTTGATACGCTCGAACAAGCGGTACGCCAGCCGCCCCTCGATGTACTGGATCAATTTGCTCACGGCCGGCTGCGACACATAGAGCATCTTCGCCGCCGCGCTGATCGAGCCCGTCAACATCACCGCACGAAACACTTCCATGTGCCGCAGTTTGAACACCAGGTTGCGGGCTTCCGGGCCGTCATGGTCGAGGGGCATGAGCATTACCTTTGGTTATGGTCTTCGCCATCTGGGTATGAGCGCAGACGCCGGGCACGCAGTATCTTGAAGCCTGCCGAGTCGCCTTCGCGGCGCACAATAACAAGATCTGCAGGCAAGCGCAGCGGCGCTTGACGGGAGTGTTGCGTGAACATCTTCGATGAACCCAAGATCGATTGCCATAACCATTTGTTTGACCCTGCGCGCTTTCCCTATCACCCCGACGCGCCTTACGCCCCGTCCGGGCAGGAGGTCGCCACCCTCGAGCAATTCAACCGGGTGATGGACGCCTATGGCGTGCAGCATGCCTTGCTGGTGGGGCCGAACAGCGGCTACCACACCGACAATAGCTGCCTGCTGAGCGCGCTCGCCACTGGGCAGGGGCGTTTCAAGGGGGTGGCAGTGGTTAGCCCTGACATCACCCTGGATGCGCTGGCTACGTTGCAGGCGCAAGGGGTGGTCGGGGTGGCCTTCAACCCGGCGTTGTACGGTGTGGCGAGCCTGGATGCAGCCGACGGGTTGTTCGGCAAGCTCGCCGAGCTCGACCTGTTTGCGCAGATTCAGGTGTGCGAAGACCAGTTGCTGGCGCTGCGCGGGCTGCTTGAGCGCACGTCGGCGCGCGTGTTGATCGACCATTGCGGCCGCCCGGAGGTGAGCGCCGGTATTCACCAACCGGGTTTCCAGGCCTTGCTGCGGTTGGCCGCAAGCGGCCGGGCCAGCGTCAAGCTGTCCGGCATGCAGAAGTTCGCCTCGGCCGATGCGCTGCAGGCGCAGAGCAGTGCCTACGTTCATGCCCTGCTCGAAGCGTTTGGCCCACAGGCCTGCGTGTGGGGCTCCGATTGGCCGTTCATTCGTCAGCGCTCGCGGGTGGACTACGGGCCGCTGCTGAAACTGGCCGAGCAACTGATGCCGGATGCGCAACTGCGCCGCACCGTCATGTGGGACACACCGCGAC from Pseudomonas kermanshahensis carries:
- a CDS encoding amidohydrolase family protein; translation: MNIFDEPKIDCHNHLFDPARFPYHPDAPYAPSGQEVATLEQFNRVMDAYGVQHALLVGPNSGYHTDNSCLLSALATGQGRFKGVAVVSPDITLDALATLQAQGVVGVAFNPALYGVASLDAADGLFGKLAELDLFAQIQVCEDQLLALRGLLERTSARVLIDHCGRPEVSAGIHQPGFQALLRLAASGRASVKLSGMQKFASADALQAQSSAYVHALLEAFGPQACVWGSDWPFIRQRSRVDYGPLLKLAEQLMPDAQLRRTVMWDTPRRLFGFA
- a CDS encoding LysR family transcriptional regulator; its protein translation is MPLDHDGPEARNLVFKLRHMEVFRAVMLTGSISAAAKMLYVSQPAVSKLIQYIEGRLAYRLFERINNCLVPTHEAQILYREVERVYQAALEVNECALSLGSGGHRNLRISCSASLSTVVIPIALAQLKRESPSLNIEWQTSLMGEMPNQILSKKVDLSIAALPVIHDHLHSRAFMRGRMVVVMPPEHALARHPSLALEQLQGHALLLFRPDMPFGKLLAEQIHQRGLQLESLLSFTNANEAVALVKQGMGISLIDEFVAQDSGLTVVPLADEIHFDISFVYSRFEPPSHSALHLMQVLHAQALKLGRGIEGFALPTP